A single Bicyclus anynana chromosome 19, ilBicAnyn1.1, whole genome shotgun sequence DNA region contains:
- the LOC112045254 gene encoding segmentation protein Runt-like, with protein MHLPHASPAAPSMADVYSHIHEYYRQSHGDLVQTGSPAVLCSALPGHWRSNKSLPVAFKVVALDDVQDGTLVTIKAGNDENVMAEMRNCTAVMKNQVAKFNDLRFVGRSGRGKSFSLTITISTFPSQVASYTKAIKVTVDGPREPRTKQNYGYGHPGAFNPFLLNPGWLDAAYLNYAWADYFRPPQLRDQAALVKGGAAPITTPPLALPGAELFPFPPAMASLPTGGLIPPPGAFLPPNGLLAFPPHPADLALKSLPPELTLKNGISPYDALRQFQSNVSSMDTSSARLSPTSSRQSGSPRSVTNASPRSKADSRSEVNSTHEATISDESDEEPIEVVKSAFHPTRPANVELQEMKQVQAADSTVADKPRTRNELKAPSQRTTRVLSTSPTSTKITNGSISNHKSVWRPY; from the exons ATGCACCTTCCGCACGCAAGCCCCGCGGCCCCGAGCATGGCGGACGTCTACTCGCACATCCACGAGTACTACCGGCAGAGCCACGGCGACCTGGTGCAGACCGGCTCCCCAGCAGTGCTCTGCTCGGCTTTACCCGGACACTGGCGGTCCAACAAGTCCTTACCGGTAGCCTTCAAGGTCGTCGCCCTCGACGATGTGCAAGACGGGACCTTAGTGACCATTAAAGCTGGGAACGATGAGAATGTGATGGCGGAGATGAGGAACTGCACCGCTGTGATGAAGAACCAGGTGGCAAAGTTCAATGACCTGAGGTTCGTGGGTCGCAGCGGGCGTGGCAAGTCCTTCAGCCTGACCATCACCATCAGCACGTTCCCCAGCCAAGTGGCCTCCTACACCAAAGCTATCAAGGTCACCGTGGACGGACCCAGAGAACCCCGGACCAAGCAAA ATTACGGTTACGGTCACCCTGGCGCCTTCAACCCGTTCCTGCTCAACCCGGGCTGGTTAGACGCTGCGTATCTGAACTACGCCTGGGCGGACTATTTCAGGCCGCCGCAATTGAGGGATCAAGCTGCCCTTGTTAAAG GTGGGGCTGCACCCATAACGACACCACCGCTGGCGTTGCCCGGAGCGGAGCTGTTCCCGTTTCCACCGGCGATGGCGAGCTTACCGACCGGAGGGTTGATCCCTCCGCCCGGAGCGTTCCTACCGCCGAACGGACTTCTGGCTTTCCCGCCCCATCCCGCAGATCTTGCGTTAAAAAGTTTACCACCGGAGCTGACGTTGAAAAACGGCATCAGTCCCTACGACGCGTTAAGGCAGTTCCAAAGCAACGTCTCCTCGATGGACACTTCGAGCGCTCGCTTGTCTCCGACGAGCAGCAGACAGAGTGGAAGCCCGAGGAGTGTCACAAACGCCAGTCCGAGATCGAAGGCTGATTCGAGGTCGGAAGTCAACTCGACTCACGAAGCAACGATATCTGACGAATCGGACGAAGAGCCGATCGAAGTCGTCAAATCGGCGTTCCACCCGACGAGACCGGCAAACGTGGAACTGCAGGAGATGAAGCAAGTCCAGGCGGCGGACTCCACCGTGGCGGACAAGCCCCGGACGCGCAACGAACTAAAAGCGCCTTCACAACGCACCACTCGTGTTCTCTCCACTAGTCCCACATCGACCAAAATTACAAATGGCAGCATATCGAACCATAAATCCGTGTGGAGACCATATTGA